One segment of Aquimarina sp. BL5 DNA contains the following:
- a CDS encoding GspE/PulE family protein, translating into MNMDIAKEITLTTEEQQIINTDLAHNYQIVPKEDKGNSTSFYISETVAKDPIKEELELIMGKKVELYPVSADTINRALILYYRTGNTNNTQNTAKSENFRSTSQDFLEELIFEAKAIGSSDIHFEVFKDEARIRYRIDGKLTEKYKIEKENYLELVNKIKIKSNLDITEKRLPQDGRINYDEFDIRVSILPTLHGEKIVMRILGRDTAHLSMDKLGMEQKEKELYQEALKASKGIILISGPTGSGKTTTLYASLKELNKITSNIVTVEDPIEYTLKGINQVQLREDIGLTFTSALKTFLRQDPDIIMLGEIRDGATAEMAIRASLTGHLVLSTIHTNSALGTISRLIDMGVPAFLIAETLKISVAQRLVRKLCDSCKEHSVLQGDEYKNDAFIGLEEHWVAKGCEHCHYTGYKGRTAIYEIIPIDNVLTQEIKKNSTNLEESISGYAESNLSGKAIRLVKNGITSIEEVYSIIIEK; encoded by the coding sequence ATGAATATGGATATAGCTAAAGAAATTACATTGACCACGGAGGAGCAACAAATTATTAATACAGATTTGGCTCATAATTACCAGATTGTTCCGAAAGAAGATAAAGGAAATAGTACTAGTTTTTATATATCCGAAACAGTTGCAAAAGACCCTATTAAGGAGGAGTTAGAATTAATCATGGGTAAAAAGGTAGAATTATACCCGGTTTCTGCTGATACCATTAATAGAGCCTTGATTTTATATTATAGAACAGGTAATACTAATAATACTCAAAACACCGCTAAATCAGAAAATTTCAGATCAACATCTCAAGATTTTTTAGAAGAACTGATTTTCGAAGCAAAAGCAATAGGAAGTAGTGATATTCATTTTGAAGTATTTAAAGATGAAGCTAGAATTCGTTATCGCATCGATGGAAAACTTACTGAGAAATATAAAATAGAAAAAGAAAATTACCTCGAATTAGTTAATAAGATTAAGATCAAATCAAATCTTGATATTACTGAGAAAAGATTACCACAAGATGGTCGTATTAACTACGATGAATTTGATATTAGGGTTTCTATTCTACCCACATTACATGGCGAAAAAATTGTGATGCGTATTCTAGGAAGAGATACAGCGCATCTTAGTATGGACAAGCTAGGAATGGAGCAGAAAGAAAAAGAACTGTATCAAGAAGCACTAAAAGCATCTAAAGGAATTATACTGATTAGTGGTCCGACAGGTTCTGGTAAAACAACTACTTTATATGCTAGTTTAAAAGAATTAAATAAAATTACCAGTAACATAGTCACGGTAGAAGACCCAATTGAATATACGTTAAAAGGAATTAATCAAGTACAGCTTAGAGAAGATATTGGATTAACGTTTACCAGTGCACTTAAGACATTCCTAAGACAAGACCCTGATATTATTATGCTAGGTGAGATCAGAGACGGAGCTACTGCGGAGATGGCAATTAGGGCAAGTCTAACAGGACATTTAGTATTATCTACGATTCATACCAATTCTGCTTTAGGAACAATTTCCAGGTTAATTGATATGGGAGTACCAGCCTTTCTTATTGCAGAAACACTAAAAATCTCTGTAGCGCAGCGATTGGTAAGAAAATTATGTGATTCTTGTAAAGAACATTCGGTTTTACAAGGCGATGAATATAAGAATGATGCTTTTATTGGTCTAGAAGAGCATTGGGTTGCTAAAGGATGTGAACATTGTCATTATACAGGCTATAAGGGAAGAACGGCAATTTATGAGATCATACCTATTGATAATGTATTAACTCAAGAAATAAAGAAAAATTCAACAAATCTGGAAGAATCCATTTCAGGTTATGCAGAATCGAACTTGTCGGGGAAAGCAATTCGATTAGTAAAAAATGGAATAACATCAATTGAGGAGGTATACTCAATTATTATAGAAAAATAA
- a CDS encoding prepilin peptidase: protein MDTVILIIIILLLTLVFIQDLKLRAIHILLPIFILIFGLISYFNNGYSPIGLVYSLAFLIITFGGLYLYLSAKNRRLTNPFKKNMGLGDVLFFVAVIPFFSSYNYILFFITGMLFSILGFLVIKLVVKTDLVPLAGLLALYLILLKVGSYISGFDVFFTNFL, encoded by the coding sequence TTGGATACTGTTATTCTAATAATCATAATACTATTACTTACGTTGGTATTTATTCAAGACTTAAAGCTTAGAGCTATTCATATATTATTGCCAATTTTTATTTTAATTTTTGGGTTGATATCTTATTTTAATAATGGATATAGTCCAATTGGTCTGGTATATAGTTTGGCTTTTCTGATCATTACCTTTGGTGGTTTGTATTTGTATTTATCTGCTAAAAATAGAAGACTGACCAATCCTTTCAAGAAGAATATGGGATTAGGAGATGTGTTATTCTTTGTTGCTGTAATTCCTTTTTTCTCTTCTTACAATTATATCTTGTTTTTTATAACTGGGATGTTGTTTTCGATACTAGGGTTTTTAGTGATCAAACTAGTTGTTAAAACTGATTTAGTACCCTTAGCGGGACTATTAGCATTGTATTTAATTCTACTCAAAGTCGGAAGTTATATTTCAGGTTTTGATGTTTTCTTTACTAATTTTTTATGA